The Rhinolophus ferrumequinum isolate MPI-CBG mRhiFer1 chromosome 6, mRhiFer1_v1.p, whole genome shotgun sequence genome has a window encoding:
- the SRP14 gene encoding signal recognition particle 14 kDa protein — protein sequence MVLLESEQFLTELTRLFQKCRLSGSVFITLKKYDGRTKPIPRKGSVEGFEPSDNKCLLRATDGKKKISTVVSSKEVNKFQMAYSNLLRANMDGLKKRDKKSKSKKTKAAQ from the exons ATGGTGCTGTTGGAGAGCGAGCAG TTCCTGACGGAGCTGACCAGGCTCTTCCAGAAGTGCCGGTTGTCGGGCAGCGTGTTCATCACCCTGAAGAAGT ATGATGGGCGAACTAAACCTATTCCAAGGAAAGGTTCTGTGGAGGGCTTCGAGCCCTCGGACAACAAGTGTCTGTTAAGAGCCACTGATGGGAAAAAGAAGATCAGCACTGTG gTGAGCTCCAAAGAAGTGAATAAGTTTCAGATG GCTTATTCAAACCTATTGAGAGCTAACATGGATGGACTGAAGAAGAGGGACAAAAAGAGCAAGAGTAAGAAGACCAAAGCAGCACAGTGA